The Amycolatopsis viridis genome window below encodes:
- a CDS encoding PucR family transcriptional regulator encodes MIKLDRLITILGTYGARLLGPAADREAELRSVALHDPVRPGSGAGEVFLAVGVPTLADAVRLAREAGARVLVARTTETPSAELLRAAAGVALLVVEPSVSWSQVAGVVYGLVLEGRETESGRGPADLSALADTIAAAVGGPVTIEDQLSRVMAYSSQQHEADRARQDTILGRRVPDRVRALLEQRGVFTHLARSDEPVYVPASAEHGLQGRSVVAVRAGRELLGSLWVSRRAPLDAARARILADGARTVALHLLRWRVSADLERQVESELVIQLLEGDADADATAGKLGLPGSGLRVVAVQAHADAERNAGLLLAFERATTGFGWSRVGRSTLFGNTVYTVLPAADPAPAVRWVSGLVQGLPRHLRIVAGISGECSVADLPTGRRESDECLTLGRDGAVCYDDAWPEVLLQRLRSAAAAGRIPARGPVARLAEHDATHGTEFVPTLRAWLESQGDLARAAAALAVHQNTVRNRLRRITTAAPGLDLADPGQRLGMLIAMAVAHRPG; translated from the coding sequence ATGATCAAGCTCGACCGGCTGATCACCATCCTGGGCACCTACGGCGCCCGGCTGCTCGGTCCCGCCGCGGATCGCGAGGCCGAGCTGCGCAGCGTCGCGTTGCACGATCCGGTCCGGCCCGGGTCCGGGGCAGGCGAGGTGTTCCTCGCGGTCGGGGTCCCCACCCTGGCCGACGCCGTCCGCCTGGCCCGGGAGGCCGGGGCCCGGGTGCTCGTCGCGCGCACCACGGAGACCCCGTCGGCCGAACTGCTGCGTGCCGCTGCCGGTGTCGCACTGCTGGTGGTCGAGCCGAGCGTGTCCTGGAGCCAGGTGGCCGGGGTGGTGTACGGCCTGGTGCTGGAGGGCCGGGAAACCGAGTCCGGCCGCGGCCCGGCGGACCTGTCCGCGCTCGCCGACACGATCGCCGCGGCGGTCGGCGGGCCGGTGACCATCGAGGACCAGCTGTCCCGGGTGATGGCGTATTCGAGCCAGCAGCACGAGGCCGACCGGGCACGGCAGGACACCATCCTCGGCCGGCGGGTGCCAGACCGGGTGCGGGCCCTGCTCGAACAGCGGGGCGTGTTCACCCACCTCGCCCGCTCCGACGAGCCGGTGTACGTTCCCGCCTCGGCCGAGCACGGGTTGCAGGGCCGCTCCGTGGTGGCGGTGCGCGCCGGCCGGGAGCTGCTCGGGTCGCTGTGGGTGTCGCGCCGCGCGCCGCTGGACGCCGCCCGGGCACGCATTCTCGCCGACGGGGCGCGCACCGTGGCGCTGCACCTGCTGCGCTGGCGGGTCAGCGCCGATCTGGAACGGCAGGTGGAGTCCGAGCTGGTGATCCAGCTCCTGGAGGGCGACGCGGACGCCGACGCCACCGCCGGGAAGCTGGGCCTGCCGGGCTCGGGCTTGCGGGTCGTCGCGGTGCAGGCCCACGCCGACGCCGAGCGCAACGCCGGCCTGCTGCTCGCCTTCGAGCGCGCCACCACCGGGTTCGGCTGGTCCCGGGTGGGCCGGAGCACCCTGTTCGGCAACACCGTCTACACGGTGCTCCCCGCGGCGGATCCGGCGCCGGCGGTGCGCTGGGTGAGCGGGCTGGTCCAGGGTCTGCCGCGGCACCTGCGGATCGTGGCGGGCATCTCGGGCGAGTGCTCGGTCGCCGACCTGCCCACCGGCCGGCGCGAGTCCGACGAATGCCTCACCCTGGGGCGCGACGGCGCCGTCTGCTACGACGACGCCTGGCCCGAGGTGCTTCTCCAGCGCCTGCGTTCCGCAGCGGCCGCGGGCCGCATCCCCGCCCGCGGCCCGGTGGCCCGCCTGGCCGAGCACGACGCCACGCACGGCACCGAGTTCGTCCCCACGTTGCGCGCCTGGCTGGAATCGCAGGGCGACCTGGCCCGGGCCGCCGCGGCACTGGCGGTGCACCAGAACACGGTGCGCAACCGCCTGCGCCGCATCACCACCGCGGCGCCGGGCCTGGACCTCGCCGACCCGGGTCAGCGCCTCGGCATGCTCATCGCGATGGCCGTGGCGCACCGGCCCGGGTAG
- a CDS encoding NAD(P)/FAD-dependent oxidoreductase: MSEAGQDAGPRTAVVVGAGIVGLSTAWFLQEHGVRVTVLDRDAVAAGASWGNAGWLSPALAIPLNEPSVLRTAPAALVRPDAPLHVPLTADRALWSFLLRFAAHCTWPAWRRVVRGNLALNRECLDTFDTLTRGGVAAGTVEAPITAVFGSAGQAGHLLAELRRFTAAGAEAAHTVLTGAEVRDRLPQLSAAAGAGMELAGQRYVDPGRFVQALADSVRRRGGTIRTGFDVRSIRPQRYAVTVVSRENVSFSANVAVLATGAWMGSLARGLGVRVPVRAGRGYSFTVPVAEPPRQPVYLPGIRVACTPYQDGMRVAGTMEFRGPDDPADERRVRAIVRSAAPYFDGVDWAARTDVWVGPRPVSSDGLPIIGATAEPGVFVAGGHGMWGLTQGPVTGKLLAEHIVTGKQPDALRPFDPLR; the protein is encoded by the coding sequence ATGAGCGAGGCCGGTCAGGACGCGGGTCCGCGCACCGCGGTGGTGGTCGGTGCCGGGATCGTGGGCTTGTCGACGGCGTGGTTCCTGCAGGAGCACGGCGTCCGGGTCACGGTGCTGGACCGCGACGCCGTCGCGGCCGGGGCGTCGTGGGGCAACGCCGGGTGGTTGTCCCCGGCGCTCGCGATTCCGCTGAACGAACCGTCGGTGCTGCGCACCGCGCCGGCCGCGCTGGTCCGGCCGGACGCGCCGCTGCACGTGCCGTTGACCGCCGACCGGGCGCTGTGGTCGTTCCTGCTGCGCTTCGCCGCCCACTGCACCTGGCCCGCGTGGCGCCGGGTCGTGCGCGGCAACCTGGCGCTCAACCGTGAATGCCTCGACACCTTCGACACGCTCACCCGCGGCGGTGTCGCGGCGGGCACCGTCGAAGCGCCGATCACGGCCGTGTTCGGATCGGCAGGGCAGGCCGGGCACCTGCTGGCCGAGCTCCGGCGGTTCACCGCGGCGGGCGCGGAGGCCGCGCACACGGTCCTGACCGGGGCCGAGGTCCGCGACCGCCTGCCGCAGCTGTCCGCCGCGGCCGGTGCCGGGATGGAGCTGGCCGGTCAGCGGTACGTGGATCCGGGCCGGTTCGTCCAGGCGCTGGCCGACTCGGTGCGCCGGCGCGGCGGCACGATCCGGACCGGCTTCGACGTCCGCTCGATCCGTCCGCAGCGGTACGCGGTGACGGTCGTCTCGCGGGAGAACGTCAGCTTCTCCGCCAACGTCGCCGTGCTCGCGACCGGAGCCTGGATGGGTTCGCTCGCCCGTGGGCTGGGGGTCCGGGTCCCGGTGCGGGCCGGGCGCGGGTACTCGTTCACGGTTCCGGTCGCCGAGCCGCCGCGGCAGCCGGTGTACCTGCCGGGCATCCGCGTGGCCTGCACGCCGTACCAGGACGGGATGCGCGTCGCCGGGACCATGGAGTTCCGCGGGCCGGACGACCCGGCCGACGAGCGGCGGGTGCGGGCGATCGTGCGGTCGGCGGCCCCGTATTTCGACGGCGTGGACTGGGCGGCGCGCACCGATGTGTGGGTGGGGCCGCGGCCGGTGAGCAGCGACGGGCTGCCCATCATCGGCGCGACCGCGGAACCGGGCGTGTTCGTCGCGGGCGGTCACGGCATGTGGGGTCTCACCCAGGGGCCGGTCACCGGGAAGCTGCTCGCCGAACACATCGTCACCGGAAAACAGCCGGATGCCCTGCGCCCCTTCGACCCGTTGAGGTGA
- a CDS encoding GreA/GreB family elongation factor has translation MDSTMDSELEFLRAENALLRTERDVLLRVAAGFAEDANATLLRRRRPTPPDERGSVVDTRDSVDSVDRVGRVDAVWLTEEAYARLRDELGELRVADEAGGDEPDRVLELRRRQARIGELEDLLRRAVVGWIPPDDGVAEPGMVLTVRFDGEEVTETFLLGVRDGAGSDDLEVFSPDSPLGRAVAGARQGESRTYTVPSGATVRVTLVAAVPYGRHLSQQR, from the coding sequence GTGGACTCCACCATGGACTCGGAGCTGGAGTTCCTCCGCGCCGAGAACGCGCTGCTGCGCACCGAACGGGACGTCCTGCTGCGGGTCGCGGCCGGGTTCGCCGAGGACGCGAACGCGACCCTGCTCCGGCGGCGGCGTCCCACCCCACCCGACGAACGAGGATCTGTTGTGGACACCAGGGACAGTGTGGACAGTGTGGACAGGGTGGGCCGTGTCGATGCGGTGTGGCTGACCGAGGAAGCCTACGCGCGGCTGCGCGACGAGCTCGGCGAGCTTCGGGTCGCGGACGAGGCGGGCGGTGACGAGCCGGACCGCGTCCTGGAGCTGCGCCGGCGGCAGGCGCGGATCGGGGAGCTGGAGGACCTGTTGCGTCGTGCGGTGGTCGGGTGGATCCCCCCGGACGACGGGGTCGCCGAACCCGGCATGGTCCTGACCGTGCGGTTCGACGGCGAGGAGGTGACCGAGACGTTCCTGCTCGGCGTGCGCGACGGGGCGGGCAGCGACGACCTGGAGGTGTTCTCGCCCGATTCGCCGCTGGGCCGCGCGGTGGCCGGTGCCCGCCAGGGTGAGTCGCGGACCTACACGGTGCCCAGCGGTGCGACCGTGCGGGTGACGCTCGTGGCCGCAGTGCCCTACGGCCGGCACCTGTCGCAGCAGCGGTAG
- a CDS encoding alpha/beta hydrolase, giving the protein MDRSILTRPAPEPDAELHHGHQAADVWRPATAGKPLLVLLHGGFWRPGYDRTHTRILCRALRDAGRPVVAPEYRRTPGRPGHTIADVRAAVSVLPARLSATATILIGHSAGGHLALWAAATCPPPGLLGTLALAPVADLAMAHEARLDDDAVVDFLGGPPSDHRDLDPRLLHSPDTPVVLLHGEADTVVPAALSRSYAAAHPAAELVTLPGTGHFELIDPDSAAWPAVHTRLAGLSP; this is encoded by the coding sequence GTGGACCGATCCATCCTCACCCGCCCCGCACCCGAGCCGGACGCGGAGCTGCACCACGGCCACCAGGCCGCGGACGTGTGGCGACCGGCGACGGCCGGGAAACCGTTGCTGGTGCTCCTCCACGGCGGCTTCTGGCGGCCCGGGTACGACCGCACGCACACCCGCATCCTCTGCCGCGCGCTGCGGGACGCGGGCAGGCCGGTCGTCGCACCCGAGTACCGCCGCACGCCCGGGCGGCCCGGGCACACCATCGCGGACGTCCGGGCCGCGGTGTCGGTCCTGCCGGCACGCCTGTCCGCCACCGCGACCATCCTCATCGGACATTCCGCCGGTGGTCACCTCGCCCTGTGGGCGGCCGCCACCTGTCCGCCGCCCGGGCTGCTGGGCACGCTCGCCCTCGCCCCGGTGGCGGACCTGGCGATGGCGCACGAGGCACGCCTGGACGACGACGCGGTCGTGGACTTCCTCGGCGGCCCGCCCTCAGACCACCGCGACCTGGACCCGCGACTGCTCCACTCCCCCGACACCCCCGTCGTCCTGCTCCACGGCGAGGCCGACACCGTGGTTCCCGCCGCGCTGAGCCGGTCCTACGCGGCGGCCCACCCCGCGGCGGAGCTGGTCACGCTGCCGGGGACCGGGCACTTCGAGCTGATCGACCCGGACAGCGCCGCCTGGCCGGCGGTCCACACGCGACTGGCGGGCCTGTCCCCCTAG
- a CDS encoding DUF1707 SHOCT-like domain-containing protein, protein MTTTREFAERQTSGAVRCSDAERDRVGARLQEAAGEGRLSLGEVEDRMAKVYAARYRHELDDLVADLPPVAGAATGWGGVLAAARQQLAADWAAMRQGGLATRRTLAYAAVVLTLVALAMIAFVLVLHGISGGPEPHHHFGRH, encoded by the coding sequence ATGACGACGACTCGGGAGTTCGCGGAACGGCAGACCTCCGGTGCGGTCCGGTGCTCGGACGCCGAACGCGACCGCGTGGGCGCGCGATTGCAGGAGGCGGCGGGCGAAGGGCGGTTGTCGCTGGGCGAGGTCGAGGACCGGATGGCGAAGGTGTACGCCGCGCGGTACCGGCACGAACTGGACGATCTGGTCGCCGACCTGCCACCGGTGGCCGGCGCCGCCACCGGCTGGGGCGGCGTGCTGGCCGCCGCGCGCCAGCAGCTCGCCGCCGACTGGGCGGCCATGCGCCAGGGTGGTCTGGCCACGCGCCGCACCCTGGCGTACGCGGCGGTGGTCCTGACCCTGGTGGCGCTGGCGATGATCGCGTTCGTGCTGGTTCTGCACGGCATCAGCGGAGGTCCGGAACCGCACCACCACTTCGGGCGGCACTGA
- a CDS encoding MFS transporter: MSSPAPSRYRWVVLLLCWASFTMTSVDRSTWGPASAAVSDSWHVPLAALGIFATCYYIGYVISNAAGGFLTDWLGSRLVLGISLLAAGTLMIVFGSTTSVPLGLAVQGLVGLFAGVEFSAGMKLITTWLPPREIGLGSGVFMTATSLGTVIANAVVPTFVQHAGWGASYHLFGGVTVVLAVLCVAFLRNGAVRTAGTRRALPDVRPLLRNKDLLLLGLAGFGGLWGTYGFVTWSNTLMIKGSHISPVDAGVVVVIFSGVAVAVKPLVGWVTDRLGLGMRLPIMVILVLFTASLLVFGAMRSYGAFLAVAPVLGIAAYAYSPLTAAMIPVLAGGRLAGSAAGGVNAVWQLGSVLVPAAVGPVFHATGSFYSAFALLAAGPLLGAAALLGVRDDRPRKTARSAGPVSAARSGGAVPDLR, translated from the coding sequence ATGAGTTCCCCCGCGCCCTCCCGCTACCGGTGGGTCGTGCTGCTGCTGTGCTGGGCCAGCTTCACCATGACCTCGGTCGACCGCTCGACCTGGGGCCCCGCCTCCGCCGCGGTCAGCGACTCCTGGCACGTCCCGCTGGCGGCCCTCGGGATCTTCGCCACCTGCTACTACATCGGCTACGTGATCTCCAACGCGGCGGGCGGGTTCCTCACCGACTGGCTGGGCAGCCGCCTCGTGCTCGGCATCAGCCTGCTCGCCGCGGGCACGCTGATGATCGTGTTCGGCTCGACCACCTCCGTCCCGCTCGGCCTCGCCGTACAGGGCCTCGTGGGGCTCTTCGCCGGTGTCGAGTTCTCCGCCGGGATGAAGCTGATCACCACCTGGCTGCCCCCGCGCGAGATCGGCTTGGGCAGCGGCGTCTTCATGACCGCCACCTCGCTCGGCACCGTCATCGCCAACGCCGTGGTGCCGACGTTCGTCCAGCACGCCGGCTGGGGCGCCTCCTACCACCTGTTCGGCGGCGTCACGGTGGTGCTCGCCGTGCTGTGCGTGGCGTTCCTGCGCAACGGCGCCGTCCGCACCGCGGGGACCCGGCGGGCCCTGCCCGACGTGCGTCCGCTGCTGCGGAACAAGGACCTGCTGCTGCTCGGTCTCGCCGGGTTCGGCGGCCTGTGGGGGACCTACGGTTTCGTCACATGGTCCAACACCCTGATGATCAAGGGCAGCCACATCTCGCCGGTGGATGCCGGAGTCGTCGTGGTGATCTTCTCCGGGGTCGCCGTCGCGGTGAAGCCGCTGGTCGGCTGGGTCACCGACCGGCTCGGGCTCGGCATGCGCCTGCCGATCATGGTGATCCTGGTGCTGTTCACCGCGTCCCTGCTGGTGTTCGGCGCGATGCGCAGCTACGGCGCGTTCCTCGCGGTCGCGCCGGTGCTCGGTATCGCCGCCTACGCCTACAGCCCACTGACCGCGGCGATGATCCCCGTCCTGGCCGGTGGGCGGCTCGCCGGATCCGCGGCGGGTGGCGTCAACGCGGTGTGGCAGCTCGGCAGCGTCCTCGTGCCCGCCGCGGTCGGGCCCGTCTTCCACGCCACCGGCTCGTTCTACTCGGCCTTCGCCCTGCTCGCCGCCGGCCCGCTGCTCGGTGCCGCCGCGTTGCTCGGCGTCCGCGACGACCGTCCGCGCAAGACGGCCCGGTCCGCCGGGCCGGTCAGTGCCGCCCGAAGTGGTGGTGCGGTTCCGGACCTCCGCTGA
- a CDS encoding FAD-dependent oxidoreductase, translated as MSNSYDVVVVGGGAGGIGAAVGAAWSGARVLLVEQYPFLGGAATISSVLTYCGFFDQRGERVVAGVGERVLRQLRDLGAYEEKVMGWTGNRIVLLDTEATKLACDTVTAEAGVDVRLHTTLIGARRRDDEVTEVELHHRGGREHITAAAFVDASGDGALLAEAGAAVRVEPVERRQTSTLVCRFGGVTEDADLSRDGLRAAVAAYHRATGADLPRDYGIAVHLPLTREVIALLVDEQADVLDAAAFSRHEASARRQAWRYLDALRKHLPGWAGAYLIETGPQLGIREGRHLAGRDTVTGADVLGARKRPDTSIARCGWPVEDHAGPGVTRYVPIAGRGWYDVPYDAIRSADTHNLWGVGRLTSSDAEAYASVRVMGTAFATGHAAGVAAAQYAAGTRHDVSAIRAQLLRQDAIL; from the coding sequence ATGAGCAACTCCTACGACGTCGTGGTCGTCGGCGGTGGCGCCGGGGGCATCGGCGCCGCGGTGGGCGCCGCGTGGTCCGGGGCGCGGGTGCTGCTGGTGGAGCAGTACCCGTTCCTGGGCGGCGCCGCGACGATCAGTTCGGTCCTGACCTACTGCGGCTTCTTCGACCAGCGCGGCGAGCGCGTCGTGGCCGGGGTCGGCGAGCGGGTGCTGCGGCAGCTGCGCGACCTCGGTGCGTACGAGGAGAAGGTGATGGGCTGGACCGGCAACCGGATCGTCCTGCTGGACACCGAGGCCACCAAGCTCGCCTGCGACACCGTCACCGCCGAAGCCGGGGTCGACGTCCGGCTGCACACCACGCTGATCGGGGCGCGCCGCCGCGACGACGAGGTCACCGAGGTCGAACTGCACCACCGCGGCGGCCGCGAGCACATCACCGCCGCGGCCTTCGTGGACGCCAGCGGCGACGGAGCGCTGCTGGCCGAGGCGGGCGCCGCTGTCCGCGTGGAGCCGGTCGAGCGGCGCCAGACCAGCACACTGGTGTGCCGCTTCGGCGGGGTCACCGAGGACGCCGACCTGTCCCGGGACGGCCTGCGGGCCGCCGTCGCCGCCTACCACCGCGCCACCGGCGCCGACCTCCCCCGCGACTACGGCATCGCCGTCCACCTCCCGCTGACCAGGGAGGTCATCGCGCTGCTGGTCGACGAACAGGCCGACGTGCTCGACGCGGCCGCGTTCAGCCGGCACGAGGCGAGCGCACGCCGCCAGGCGTGGCGCTACCTCGACGCGCTGCGCAAGCACCTGCCCGGCTGGGCCGGGGCGTACCTGATCGAGACCGGCCCGCAGCTGGGCATCCGGGAGGGCAGGCACCTCGCCGGCCGGGACACCGTCACCGGCGCCGACGTGCTCGGCGCGCGCAAGCGGCCGGACACCTCGATCGCCCGCTGCGGCTGGCCGGTCGAAGACCACGCCGGCCCGGGCGTGACCCGCTACGTCCCCATTGCCGGCCGCGGCTGGTACGACGTGCCCTACGACGCGATCCGCTCGGCGGACACGCACAACCTGTGGGGTGTCGGTCGGCTGACCAGCTCCGATGCCGAGGCCTACGCGTCGGTGCGCGTCATGGGCACCGCCTTCGCCACCGGCCACGCGGCCGGCGTGGCCGCGGCGCAGTACGCCGCGGGCACCCGGCACGACGTCTCCGCCATCCGGGCGCAGCTGCTGCGCCAGGATGCGATCCTGTGA
- a CDS encoding LysR family transcriptional regulator — protein MELRQLRYFVAIFERRSISRAAEHLRISQPALTRQLHQLERYVGTPLFDRVPGGVSPTPAATALHEHARLVLRLADASREVARSAGPVREAVRVGLPPGVPASWIERVIGAVAREVPGAALTVTDASSVDQVRLLREGHLDLGLIHQRPPAPFAARLVLEQQLGLAVRPGHELARRRRCDLADLDGLRILAHSRDQVTAEHDRVLAEAEAQDIHPEWVFAWFTENAYACVLAGDAAAALLTRPSAERLLPGWRWIPFGPTGFALPLWLAQHPQTRTVVAAVADVVAATPAGDPG, from the coding sequence ATGGAGCTGCGGCAGCTGCGGTACTTCGTCGCGATCTTCGAGCGGCGGTCGATCTCGCGCGCGGCGGAGCACCTGCGGATCTCGCAGCCCGCGCTCACCCGGCAGCTGCACCAGCTCGAGCGGTACGTCGGCACGCCGCTGTTCGACCGCGTCCCCGGCGGCGTCAGCCCTACCCCGGCGGCGACGGCGTTGCACGAGCACGCCCGGCTGGTGCTGCGCCTCGCCGACGCCAGCCGGGAAGTTGCCCGCTCCGCGGGTCCGGTCCGCGAGGCGGTCCGCGTCGGCCTGCCGCCCGGGGTGCCCGCGAGCTGGATCGAGCGGGTGATCGGCGCGGTGGCACGGGAGGTGCCCGGTGCGGCGCTGACGGTCACCGACGCCAGCAGCGTCGACCAGGTGCGGTTGCTCCGGGAAGGCCATCTGGACCTCGGCCTGATCCACCAGCGGCCGCCGGCGCCGTTCGCCGCCCGGCTGGTGCTCGAACAGCAGCTCGGGCTGGCGGTGCGGCCCGGTCACGAGCTGGCCCGGCGGCGCCGCTGCGACCTGGCCGACCTCGACGGGCTGCGGATCCTCGCGCACAGCCGGGACCAGGTGACCGCCGAGCACGACCGGGTGCTCGCCGAGGCGGAAGCCCAGGACATCCACCCGGAGTGGGTGTTCGCCTGGTTCACCGAAAACGCCTACGCCTGCGTCCTGGCCGGGGACGCGGCCGCCGCGCTGCTGACCCGCCCGAGCGCGGAACGCCTGCTGCCCGGGTGGCGCTGGATCCCGTTCGGCCCGACGGGTTTCGCCCTCCCGCTGTGGCTGGCCCAGCACCCCCAGACCCGGACGGTGGTGGCGGCGGTGGCCGACGTCGTCGCCGCGACTCCCGCCGGCGACCCGGGCTGA
- a CDS encoding TIGR03086 family metal-binding protein, with the protein MTPNSPAEQHAHDAGRFTELVESASAGDWARPAPVAGWTALDVVKHLVEWSRAFLRGAGIELPALDVGADPRAAWKQHAADIQAILDDPAGRVLSNPHTGDKPVDQAVDQFYTGDVWMHTWDLAKALGREPDLGQERCAAALEAMRPMEEILRGSGQFGPAVPVAEDASAQDKLIAFIGRDPGWQAGNPRP; encoded by the coding sequence ATGACGCCGAACAGTCCCGCCGAGCAGCACGCGCACGACGCGGGCCGGTTCACCGAGCTGGTCGAGTCCGCCTCGGCCGGCGACTGGGCGCGGCCCGCCCCGGTGGCGGGGTGGACCGCGCTCGACGTGGTGAAGCACCTGGTCGAGTGGTCCCGGGCCTTCCTCCGGGGAGCCGGGATCGAACTTCCCGCGCTCGACGTCGGGGCCGACCCGCGCGCCGCGTGGAAGCAGCACGCCGCCGACATCCAGGCCATCCTCGACGACCCGGCCGGGCGCGTGCTCAGCAACCCGCACACCGGGGACAAACCGGTGGACCAGGCCGTCGACCAGTTCTACACCGGTGACGTGTGGATGCACACCTGGGACCTGGCCAAGGCGCTCGGCCGCGAACCGGACCTGGGCCAGGAGCGCTGCGCCGCCGCGCTCGAGGCGATGCGGCCGATGGAGGAAATCCTGCGCGGCAGCGGGCAGTTCGGGCCGGCCGTGCCGGTCGCCGAGGATGCGTCCGCACAGGACAAGCTGATCGCCTTCATCGGCCGCGACCCAGGCTGGCAAGCCGGAAACCCGCGCCCCTGA
- a CDS encoding SRPBCC family protein, protein MTTQQRETRIVAAEKVPTIEIIREFDAPPEQVFRAHVDPELYAQWVGPRSLTTRITQWDARTGGAWAFANDRDGEEIAAFFGSFHEVRPHERIVWTFTYAGEPDGVALETVTFETLDGGRTRLRVLSVVQDFETRDGMLASGMETGVTEGYDKLDELLAKGA, encoded by the coding sequence ATGACCACACAACAGCGGGAAACCCGGATCGTGGCGGCCGAGAAGGTCCCCACCATCGAGATCATCCGCGAGTTCGACGCGCCACCCGAGCAGGTGTTCCGCGCCCACGTCGACCCCGAGCTCTACGCGCAGTGGGTCGGCCCGCGCTCGCTCACCACGCGGATCACCCAGTGGGACGCCCGCACCGGGGGCGCGTGGGCGTTCGCCAACGACCGCGACGGCGAGGAGATCGCCGCGTTCTTCGGCAGCTTCCACGAGGTGCGCCCGCACGAGCGGATCGTGTGGACGTTCACCTACGCCGGCGAGCCGGACGGAGTCGCACTGGAGACGGTGACGTTCGAGACGCTCGACGGCGGCCGTACCCGGCTGCGGGTGCTCAGCGTGGTGCAGGACTTCGAAACCCGGGACGGCATGCTGGCCAGCGGCATGGAGACCGGGGTCACCGAGGGCTACGACAAGCTCGACGAGCTGCTCGCGAAGGGTGCCTGA
- a CDS encoding ArsR/SmtB family transcription factor yields MNENTEQLNRVFAALADPTRRDLVARLAAADATVGELAEPYAMSLQAISKHVKVLEEAGLVTRSKVAQRRPVHLDAEVLDLMTKWIERYRRTAEERYRRLDDLLDRMTEDHRHTREDAS; encoded by the coding sequence GTGAACGAGAACACCGAGCAGCTGAACCGGGTGTTCGCGGCACTGGCCGACCCGACCCGGCGGGACCTGGTCGCCCGGCTCGCCGCGGCGGACGCGACCGTGGGCGAGCTCGCCGAGCCGTACGCCATGAGCCTCCAGGCGATCTCCAAACACGTAAAGGTGCTGGAGGAAGCCGGGCTGGTGACACGCAGCAAGGTCGCCCAGCGGCGGCCCGTCCACCTGGACGCGGAGGTGCTCGACCTGATGACGAAGTGGATCGAGCGTTACCGGCGCACGGCCGAGGAACGCTACCGGCGCCTGGACGACCTGCTGGACCGCATGACCGAGGACCATCGACACACACGCGAGGACGCATCATGA